The following proteins are co-located in the Candidatus Methanoperedens sp. genome:
- a CDS encoding NAD(P)/FAD-dependent oxidoreductase → MKYDTIVVGAGPAGSFTALKLAEQGQKVLLIDKQGRDRYKPCGGGMCTRCLKLVGEPPDEVIERKVKKETLYTKNKSFSVSCSESVEKKGIVVYRNKFDSWLIDRAEAKGVEILEKSKVDSIKMNGGATIKLEGGKEFESDVLVGAWGASSYLYKYINISPPKYYISISQELKLPSGLVEERLNEPEIFWDGNITTNGYFWIFPRKEGVNIGYIEQTKKANGIKEKFNKIIQNHPIISQKLKGSEEMKINGRSLFGHPVAESYLDKFHGDHFVLVGEAGGLINSLTGEGIYYALKSAELAASIISEGEYSEKSLGRYTELCYSELIDNDLKYSAKMAKMMFGHKPQFHDRIMDAMLELTEENSEIKKIMESMFSSVEYGQIYNPLMSKKGLLIRKLGLLGVMKMISG, encoded by the coding sequence ATGAAATATGACACAATTGTAGTAGGAGCCGGTCCTGCGGGAAGCTTTACAGCTTTGAAATTAGCAGAACAGGGTCAGAAAGTTCTGCTTATCGATAAACAGGGCAGAGATAGATATAAACCATGCGGCGGTGGGATGTGTACACGATGCCTCAAATTGGTCGGAGAGCCGCCTGATGAAGTTATCGAGAGAAAGGTTAAAAAAGAAACACTTTACACAAAAAATAAGAGCTTCTCAGTTTCGTGTTCTGAGTCAGTTGAAAAAAAAGGTATAGTAGTATACCGGAATAAATTTGACTCGTGGTTAATTGATAGAGCAGAGGCAAAAGGTGTTGAGATCTTAGAAAAGAGCAAAGTAGATTCTATTAAAATGAACGGTGGAGCGACAATAAAGTTAGAGGGAGGAAAGGAATTTGAATCTGATGTTCTGGTCGGTGCCTGGGGAGCGTCTTCTTACCTGTATAAATATATTAACATTAGCCCACCGAAATATTATATATCTATTTCCCAGGAGCTAAAACTTCCATCCGGTCTGGTTGAAGAGAGATTAAATGAACCCGAAATTTTTTGGGATGGGAATATTACTACCAATGGTTATTTCTGGATTTTTCCAAGAAAAGAAGGGGTTAATATTGGTTATATTGAACAAACAAAAAAAGCGAATGGAATTAAAGAAAAATTCAATAAAATAATTCAAAATCATCCAATAATATCTCAGAAATTAAAAGGATCAGAAGAAATGAAGATAAATGGCAGATCTTTGTTTGGGCATCCGGTTGCAGAGAGTTATCTGGATAAGTTTCATGGGGATCATTTTGTGCTTGTAGGAGAAGCAGGTGGTCTGATTAATTCCCTTACAGGTGAAGGTATTTACTATGCATTGAAGTCAGCAGAGTTAGCAGCATCTATCATTAGTGAAGGGGAATATTCCGAGAAAAGCCTGGGGCGCTATACAGAACTTTGTTACTCTGAATTGATTGATAATGATTTGAAATATTCTGCCAAAATGGCAAAAATGATGTTTGGTCACAAACCACAATTTCACGACCGCATCATGGATGCCATGCTGGAATTGACAGAAGAAAACAGTGAGATAAAAAAAATAATGGAGAGTATGTTTTCTAGCGTTGAGTACGGCCAGATTTATAATCCCCTGATGTCAAAAAAAGGGCTCCTGATTCGTAAACTGGGTCTTCTTGGCGTAATGAAAATGATATCAGGGTAG
- a CDS encoding DUF116 domain-containing protein, translating into MVGVVICQCRGRGFFKQEDFGKLSTYIRENHNVKYISEHPYLCSPTLGLPFLNSLLKNDKIVTLACYQRSQKWLFNSCKGELVHVNMRDLGLKEVITEMKNILPAKNGENTEEIHEWFPVIDYDRCTGCGSCFDFCIFGVFDIQDDQGGVKVANPYNCKDNCPACARDCPEEAIIFAKSTEKWVSGGEGEGSSESAVFTIKDFEYPGRARKISNIPDPEDRQKIRELIYTSKESVDCIDATGTKILNHLGLPSKYLDFTIAELKTQILSEDFSKIPYDKRVLIVPHCLRDSEKCRNHYEPLETGLQLICEDCGSENCKINPIIKVARELGYTIYISEGATVVLRMLKERKANAFFAVACLDSLMKAIPIVDSLKIPSGGLPLLKGGCKNTDIEIDTVIKRIRLNKVMS; encoded by the coding sequence ATGGTAGGAGTCGTAATATGTCAGTGCCGGGGAAGAGGGTTTTTCAAGCAGGAAGACTTTGGTAAGCTCAGTACGTATATAAGGGAGAACCATAATGTCAAATATATAAGTGAACATCCGTATCTATGCAGCCCAACACTTGGCTTACCTTTTTTGAATTCTTTACTGAAAAATGACAAAATTGTAACGCTTGCCTGTTACCAGAGATCGCAAAAATGGCTTTTCAACTCGTGTAAGGGAGAGTTGGTTCATGTTAACATGAGGGACTTGGGTCTGAAAGAAGTTATTACTGAGATGAAAAATATATTACCTGCAAAAAATGGGGAAAATACCGAAGAAATTCATGAATGGTTTCCGGTAATTGATTATGACAGATGTACTGGATGTGGCAGCTGCTTTGACTTCTGTATTTTTGGTGTTTTTGATATCCAGGATGATCAAGGTGGAGTAAAAGTTGCAAATCCATATAATTGTAAAGATAACTGCCCTGCATGTGCAAGAGATTGTCCCGAAGAAGCTATAATCTTTGCAAAATCTACGGAAAAATGGGTTTCCGGCGGAGAAGGAGAGGGATCTTCAGAATCAGCAGTATTTACAATAAAGGATTTTGAATATCCTGGTAGAGCCAGGAAAATCTCAAATATACCTGATCCGGAGGACAGGCAAAAAATACGTGAACTTATTTACACAAGTAAAGAGAGCGTTGATTGTATAGATGCAACCGGAACAAAAATACTAAATCATCTGGGCTTGCCTTCAAAATATCTTGATTTTACTATAGCGGAGTTAAAGACCCAGATATTGAGTGAAGACTTCAGTAAAATTCCTTATGATAAAAGAGTTTTGATAGTACCTCATTGCCTTCGCGACTCTGAGAAATGCCGAAATCACTATGAACCACTGGAAACTGGTTTACAGCTTATCTGCGAGGATTGCGGAAGTGAGAATTGCAAGATTAATCCTATCATTAAGGTTGCCAGGGAATTAGGTTATACCATCTATATCTCAGAAGGAGCAACGGTAGTGTTAAGAATGCTCAAAGAAAGAAAAGCCAATGCATTTTTCGCTGTTGCCTGCCTGGATTCTTTGATGAAAGCCATTCCAATTGTAGATTCTTTGAAAATACCAAGCGGAGGTTTACCTTTGTTAAAAGGAGGATGTAAAAATACAGATATTGAGATCGATACAGTAATCAAGCGAATCAGGTTGAATAAGGTGATGTCATGA
- a CDS encoding prenyltransferase (UbiA prenyltransferase family catalyzes the transfer of a prenyl group to various acceptors with hydrophobic ring structures in the biosynthesis of respiratory quinones, hemes, chlorophylls, vitamin E, and shikonin) codes for MVFGATINLLYASLVVAISGGLRLYVASLLSGKDMGISISLVMVLIVYSTYTLDRTINCMEDKVNRTQESNANKFIPYFLLCMCLLFAILILIQNRIFPLIALFPIIMGFMYTKGVKIGNYSIKLKQGKGIKNFFVAFTWALTIILLIYPAENLSLFLIFILFFIKSFINTVIFDFKDIKGDSQAGLKTIPVYFGELKAKLLLHLINSSFHISLIVLAVFDLIKFEMFILLYSWIGGTIYISLYANPKKTIFRSIVVHGEWAHMLIFRSLAIQFYLSAFHSI; via the coding sequence GTGGTATTCGGTGCAACAATCAATTTATTATACGCTTCTTTAGTAGTAGCGATTTCAGGAGGTTTAAGGCTGTATGTGGCTTCTCTGCTTTCAGGAAAAGATATGGGTATTTCCATATCCCTTGTTATGGTTTTAATAGTCTATTCAACCTATACACTGGATAGGACCATAAATTGCATGGAGGATAAAGTCAACCGCACGCAAGAGAGCAATGCAAACAAGTTTATTCCTTATTTTTTATTGTGTATGTGTCTTCTGTTTGCCATTTTGATTCTAATACAAAATCGGATTTTTCCGCTAATAGCTTTGTTCCCTATTATTATGGGATTCATGTACACTAAGGGAGTTAAAATTGGGAATTATTCAATTAAATTAAAACAAGGCAAGGGAATTAAAAATTTTTTTGTTGCATTTACATGGGCTCTCACAATTATTCTCCTGATTTATCCTGCTGAGAATTTGAGTTTGTTTTTGATATTTATTTTATTTTTCATAAAGAGTTTTATAAATACTGTAATATTCGACTTTAAGGATATCAAAGGAGATTCCCAGGCAGGTTTGAAAACAATTCCTGTATATTTTGGGGAATTAAAAGCAAAACTATTACTCCATTTAATTAATTCATCTTTTCATATAAGTTTGATCGTTCTTGCTGTTTTTGATCTGATCAAATTCGAAATGTTTATTCTACTTTATAGCTGGATCGGTGGAACAATATACATATCATTATATGCTAATCCTAAAAAAACAATCTTCAGGAGCATAGTAGTTCATGGAGAATGGGCGCATATGCTTATATTCAGAAGTCTTGCAATTCAATTTTACTTGAGCGCTTTTCATAGTATCTGA
- a CDS encoding polyprenyl synthetase family protein, translating into MVNESIPNFPSITPLDEMYLAMHRLMDADGKRLRPSTLLVAAEAVGGEPEDVIPAALAIELINNVCLIHNDIINGADTRKGYLTVHKIWGASDGILAGDALYSKAFEILSYAKSGPSQIIESMQILSKTYIDLCEGQWMDIDFQKRNDVTESEYLQMVEKKTAVLFAAGLKIGAVLSNASREEAQALWDFGCLAGVGFQIYDDVTDLIASEGIPGEPESGDIIEGKRTIKILKETGSIDRALNRASSFIDAGKSALEILPDSEAKKILIGFTDYMVQQKYYG; encoded by the coding sequence ATGGTGAATGAATCGATACCAAATTTTCCTTCCATAACTCCCCTGGATGAGATGTATCTTGCTATGCACCGCCTTATGGATGCCGATGGAAAAAGGCTCCGTCCCTCAACGTTGTTAGTAGCAGCAGAAGCTGTAGGGGGGGAACCGGAAGATGTAATCCCTGCTGCCCTGGCTATCGAATTGATTAATAATGTCTGCCTGATCCATAATGACATTATAAACGGTGCCGATACGCGGAAGGGATATCTCACTGTTCATAAAATTTGGGGGGCATCTGATGGGATTCTCGCAGGGGATGCCCTGTATTCGAAAGCTTTTGAAATTCTTTCATATGCAAAAAGCGGACCATCACAGATCATCGAAAGTATGCAAATCCTATCCAAAACCTATATAGATCTATGTGAGGGGCAATGGATGGATATAGACTTTCAAAAAAGAAATGATGTGACAGAGAGCGAATATTTACAGATGGTGGAGAAAAAAACCGCTGTTCTTTTTGCGGCTGGATTAAAAATAGGCGCTGTATTATCAAATGCAAGCAGGGAAGAAGCGCAGGCATTATGGGACTTTGGATGTCTTGCAGGTGTTGGTTTCCAGATATACGATGATGTGACTGATCTTATAGCATCTGAGGGAATACCTGGAGAACCGGAAAGTGGAGACATAATCGAAGGAAAACGCACTATCAAAATATTGAAGGAAACAGGTTCAATTGATCGTGCCCTGAACAGGGCTTCCAGTTTTATAGATGCTGGTAAATCCGCATTGGAAATACTGCCGGATTCTGAAGCGAAAAAGATACTTATCGGTTTTACAGATTATATGGTTCAACAAAAATATTATGGGTGA
- a CDS encoding winged helix-turn-helix domain-containing protein, whose protein sequence is MKAKGLLSLIAFSEKRKEILSFVQKEPKTLQEIKDHFEVTSPEIIPQIKKLEKNYLVCQEDRKYVLTDIGKIVNNSLDQLVKTLDIFEKDLEFWNLHNLKGVPWEFRVRLYELGEFNIFKSTQTEMFKPHEEYLKNLLNSKFMFGVSPVLHPDYPKHIEMLRGKGIPISIIITRDVLEKLKENHKLELEKSLRSKNVQLLVYDENMEVAFTVTNNFLSVRFFLKNNNYDFYRNIISTEKSALRWGMDLFRYYEKRSSKIELQDF, encoded by the coding sequence ATGAAAGCAAAAGGGTTATTGAGTCTTATAGCATTTTCTGAAAAAAGGAAGGAAATTCTTTCATTTGTGCAAAAAGAGCCAAAAACATTACAGGAAATCAAAGACCATTTTGAAGTAACTTCCCCTGAAATAATTCCTCAAATAAAAAAACTGGAAAAGAATTATCTGGTCTGTCAGGAAGATAGGAAATACGTCCTGACTGACATCGGAAAAATAGTGAATAACTCGCTTGATCAACTGGTCAAAACCCTGGATATATTTGAAAAGGATCTGGAATTTTGGAATTTACACAACCTCAAAGGAGTTCCCTGGGAGTTCCGCGTACGACTATATGAGCTTGGAGAATTCAATATTTTCAAGAGTACTCAGACTGAGATGTTCAAACCACATGAAGAATATCTTAAAAATCTGTTAAATTCAAAATTTATGTTTGGAGTCTCTCCTGTACTGCATCCGGACTACCCAAAACATATCGAAATGCTCAGGGGTAAAGGCATACCCATTTCGATTATAATAACCAGGGATGTTCTTGAAAAACTTAAAGAAAATCACAAGTTAGAGTTAGAAAAAAGTCTAAGATCCAAGAATGTGCAGTTGCTGGTATATGATGAAAATATGGAAGTTGCCTTCACAGTAACCAATAATTTTTTATCTGTGAGATTTTTCTTAAAGAACAATAATTATGATTTTTATAGAAATATCATAAGTACTGAAAAATCCGCCCTGAGATGGGGAATGGATCTCTTCAGATACTATGAAAAGCGCTCAAGTAAAATTGAATTGCAAGACTTCTGA
- the ribB gene encoding 3,4-dihydroxy-2-butanone-4-phosphate synthase → MSLDSAIDALRNGKMILLFDAEDREGETDLVIPAICITPSDVALMRRDGGGLICVAIYGKAADRLGLPFMSDILRSVSKNGHKSLISLVEKKGDIPYDSRSSFSLWVNHRETFTGITDNDRALTIRKVGETVDKVMKGEKIDFGDEFRSPGHVALLRAATGLLNERCGQTELSIELALKAGISPSMVVCEMLDDKTGKALTKEDAIRYSKEKNMPFIEGKDIPDDDF, encoded by the coding sequence ATGAGTCTTGATAGCGCAATAGATGCATTAAGAAACGGTAAAATGATACTCCTGTTTGATGCCGAGGACAGGGAAGGAGAAACAGACCTTGTTATCCCGGCTATATGTATAACACCATCTGATGTCGCTCTTATGCGGCGCGATGGCGGAGGGCTGATATGCGTTGCGATATATGGAAAAGCCGCAGACCGCCTGGGATTGCCTTTCATGTCAGATATTTTAAGGAGTGTCTCTAAAAACGGCCATAAATCCCTGATCAGTCTTGTGGAAAAGAAAGGGGATATCCCCTACGACTCCCGTTCATCATTTTCACTCTGGGTTAACCACAGGGAAACTTTTACAGGTATAACCGATAACGATAGGGCTCTTACAATTAGAAAAGTCGGTGAAACCGTTGATAAAGTAATGAAAGGTGAGAAAATAGATTTCGGTGACGAATTCAGGTCACCTGGCCATGTCGCGCTGCTTCGCGCGGCCACAGGTCTCCTGAACGAGAGGTGCGGGCAGACAGAGCTGTCCATAGAACTTGCACTAAAAGCCGGTATTTCTCCCTCGATGGTAGTATGCGAGATGCTTGATGACAAAACAGGAAAAGCGCTCACAAAAGAAGATGCAATCAGGTATTCAAAAGAGAAAAATATGCCGTTTATCGAAGGGAAAGATATTCCCGATGACGATTTCTAA
- a CDS encoding DUF120 domain-containing protein, whose translation MDIQSLKKLALLGAHHKPLELSSVQFAAHLDLSQQTAARKLKALEEESLISRQLLPDGQLISITKNGIDVLHKELCDYNEIFSGNGTIKILSGKLITGLGEGQYYISLEGYRTQFLEKLGFDPYPGTLNIRLDAKSIDLRKKITENIRISGFTDHNRTFGKGSCFRVRICDIEGAVITPERTHYPDDIIEIIAPVNLRDHLDLKDGHNVNVEVIK comes from the coding sequence ATGGATATACAATCTTTGAAAAAACTTGCGCTTCTTGGTGCTCACCACAAACCCCTGGAATTATCATCAGTACAATTTGCAGCGCATCTGGATTTGAGCCAGCAGACAGCAGCGCGAAAGCTCAAGGCCCTTGAAGAGGAAAGTCTAATCTCACGGCAGTTATTGCCTGATGGGCAGTTGATCTCGATAACAAAAAATGGGATCGATGTGCTGCATAAGGAATTGTGTGATTACAACGAGATATTTTCAGGGAATGGGACTATCAAAATCTTAAGCGGGAAGCTGATTACAGGGCTGGGGGAAGGACAATATTATATTTCACTTGAGGGCTACAGGACACAGTTCCTTGAAAAGCTGGGTTTTGATCCGTATCCTGGCACCCTGAATATCAGACTTGATGCAAAAAGTATTGATCTTCGTAAGAAAATAACGGAAAATATAAGGATCTCCGGTTTTACAGACCATAACAGGACTTTCGGGAAAGGTTCATGTTTCAGGGTAAGGATTTGCGATATTGAAGGCGCTGTAATTACTCCTGAGCGAACCCATTATCCTGATGATATTATTGAAATAATAGCGCCTGTTAACCTGCGGGACCATCTTGATCTCAAAGATGGCCATAATGTTAATGTGGAAGTGATAAAATGA
- the pheA gene encoding prephenate dehydratase: MIIGTLGPKGTYSEKASRQWDDQAELEFYDDIFDTVDALLRKKVDCSIVPIENSLEGSITLTLDLLMEHQLKITGEVVVRIKNCLLSKGNLEDIKIIMSHPQPLSQCRKYIKNNFKGVEIRSDLSTSHAAKLASESKEIAAIASEESARMYGLKILDENIQDVKENFTRFIVIGKTSPAPTGNDKTSIIVYLEKNRPGALYEILGEFAGRNIDLTKIESRPTKKVLGDYVFYIDIKGHIEDKTINETLLKIKSKVGMLKILGSYPAAK, translated from the coding sequence ATGATAATAGGAACTCTCGGACCTAAGGGCACTTACTCGGAAAAAGCCTCGCGACAATGGGACGATCAAGCTGAATTGGAATTTTATGATGATATATTTGATACTGTTGACGCACTTTTGCGAAAAAAAGTTGATTGCAGCATAGTGCCTATTGAGAATTCCCTTGAAGGCTCAATAACGCTCACACTTGACCTGCTGATGGAACACCAGCTAAAAATCACAGGTGAAGTAGTAGTCAGGATTAAAAATTGTCTTCTTTCAAAAGGAAATCTTGAAGACATAAAAATAATTATGTCACATCCCCAGCCCTTATCGCAGTGCAGGAAATATATTAAAAATAATTTCAAAGGAGTCGAAATAAGGTCGGACCTGAGTACATCCCATGCAGCAAAACTTGCATCGGAATCTAAGGAAATTGCTGCAATAGCATCCGAGGAATCGGCCAGGATGTACGGCTTGAAAATACTGGATGAAAATATACAGGATGTTAAGGAGAATTTCACCAGGTTCATTGTTATAGGAAAAACATCGCCAGCTCCCACAGGTAATGATAAGACATCTATTATTGTGTATCTTGAGAAAAACAGGCCCGGTGCCCTGTATGAGATACTTGGCGAATTTGCCGGCAGAAATATTGACCTTACAAAGATAGAATCGCGTCCAACCAAGAAAGTCCTGGGGGATTACGTTTTCTATATTGATATCAAAGGGCACATTGAAGATAAAACCATAAATGAGACACTCCTGAAAATAAAGAGCAAGGTTGGAATGCTAAAAATACTGGGATCATACCCGGCTGCAAAATGA